From Arcobacter sp. CECT 8986, a single genomic window includes:
- a CDS encoding methylaspartate mutase, producing the protein MSLLQEEREIIVQNEYADNFDFSEIEEFVKNASKNLFISHNFKNSDKMLVQPRGGFPTYQKQFALNEFFVKANVDVLPLTIDSNTRLNDYAMSKKMLRLSEENEVDMLNGYPLVNHGYRTTRKMITHFDKPVSLRHGTPDARLLVETAIASGIFEIEGGPITYLLPYSKNFPIDKAFLYWKYVERVCAKYSTLNEPINRESFGPLTATLVPPCITIVIQLLEMLLSLEEGVKSFSVSFSQSGSVNQDIVTSAVLKKLAKYYAKQIDCEDANIHLVYHQWMGAFPSNKDYSESLINTATVIASLVGADKIITKTRDEAFGIPTKEANAKTVANTQYTLRILNGLPNIVDEKEEEILTKEVKSIMEAVFNDSADTLWRKVFNSVKNGIIDVPFSPHIINNNEVVTVRDKNKNIRIIKRGNLPISDECFEYEKAQCDLNKDATSIVNDIIHDIGIMQ; encoded by the coding sequence ATGAGTTTACTGCAAGAAGAGAGAGAAATAATTGTCCAAAATGAGTATGCAGATAATTTTGATTTTTCAGAAATAGAAGAGTTTGTAAAAAACGCAAGCAAAAATCTTTTTATCTCACACAATTTTAAAAATAGCGATAAAATGCTTGTTCAACCAAGAGGTGGTTTTCCTACGTATCAAAAGCAATTTGCATTAAATGAATTTTTTGTAAAAGCAAATGTTGATGTTTTACCTTTGACTATTGATTCAAATACAAGACTTAATGACTATGCAATGTCTAAAAAAATGTTGAGATTAAGTGAAGAAAATGAAGTAGATATGTTAAATGGTTATCCACTTGTAAATCATGGATATAGAACAACAAGAAAGATGATTACACACTTTGATAAACCAGTTAGTTTAAGACATGGAACACCAGATGCAAGACTTTTAGTTGAAACAGCTATTGCTTCAGGTATTTTTGAAATTGAAGGTGGACCAATAACTTATCTTCTACCATATTCAAAAAACTTTCCAATTGACAAAGCATTTTTATACTGGAAATATGTAGAAAGAGTTTGTGCAAAATACTCTACTTTAAATGAACCAATAAATAGAGAATCTTTTGGACCACTAACAGCAACACTTGTTCCACCTTGTATTACTATTGTGATTCAGTTACTTGAGATGCTTCTTTCTTTAGAAGAAGGAGTTAAGTCATTTTCAGTATCTTTTTCACAAAGTGGTTCAGTAAATCAAGATATAGTAACAAGTGCTGTATTAAAAAAACTTGCTAAATATTATGCAAAACAAATAGATTGTGAAGATGCAAATATTCATCTTGTTTATCATCAATGGATGGGAGCATTTCCTTCAAACAAAGACTATTCAGAATCTTTAATAAACACAGCAACAGTAATTGCAAGTTTAGTTGGTGCTGATAAAATCATCACAAAAACAAGAGATGAAGCCTTTGGAATTCCTACAAAAGAAGCAAATGCGAAAACAGTAGCAAATACACAATATACACTAAGAATATTAAATGGCTTACCAAATATTGTTGATGAGAAAGAAGAAGAGATTCTGACAAAAGAAGTAAAAAGTATAATGGAAGCTGTTTTCAATGATAGTGCAGATACATTATGGAGAAAAGTATTTAATAGTGTAAAAAATGGAATTATTGATGTTCCTTTCTCTCCTCATATTATTAATAATAATGAAGTAGTAACAGTAAGAGATAAAAACAAAAATATAAGAATTATAAAAAGAGGAAATCTTCCAATTAGTGATGAGTGTTTTGAGTATGAAAAAGCACAATGCGATTTAAATAAAGATGCAACATCAATAGTAAATGATATTATACATGATATAGGAATAATGCAATGA
- a CDS encoding glutamate mutase L — protein sequence MKNRLLIDIGSTYFKVSDAENIQQHFRDFNKDIYDDLKYKCSDILEKYNKDDVYICSSANGGLSTLIIGITNSFSLKYATNIAFNSGINIIDTILYQDIENTTVPSDLIDVVIITGAIDSVSDIFDEKLFNYLNELNYSNIVYVGNKNDSKYLSENIENLVILPNIINNKLQVNELQLKEYLTNLYQADIMGKEDIKNLYAITDNQIYSTPYIVNKTLPLINTMFKVADPFILVDIGGATTDIHYSTTLINDNMVKDSEYDRLVFKKLGVFKSKESLIFAAKNNEFVYELLSFLNVTEHIFEEQSDKALKTLMQLAIFLVLYKVSKAHPLYINLKLDLLKSVVLTGGITKVLKQEEVESIIGFFYKKILSSSVKPNIILDSNYEIWTLGITQK from the coding sequence ATGAAAAATAGACTATTAATCGATATTGGAAGTACATATTTTAAAGTAAGTGATGCTGAAAATATACAGCAACACTTTAGAGATTTTAATAAAGATATTTATGATGATTTAAAGTATAAATGTAGTGATATTTTAGAAAAATACAATAAAGATGATGTATATATTTGTTCATCAGCAAATGGAGGATTGAGCACTTTAATTATAGGAATTACAAACTCTTTTTCTCTAAAATATGCTACAAATATTGCATTTAATTCAGGTATTAATATTATTGATACAATTTTATATCAAGATATTGAAAATACAACTGTTCCTAGTGATTTAATTGATGTTGTTATAATAACAGGTGCAATTGATAGTGTAAGCGATATATTTGATGAAAAACTATTTAATTACTTAAATGAGTTAAACTACTCAAATATTGTTTATGTAGGAAATAAAAATGATAGTAAATATCTAAGTGAGAATATAGAAAACTTAGTAATTTTACCAAATATTATAAACAACAAACTACAAGTAAATGAGCTGCAATTAAAAGAGTATTTAACAAACCTTTATCAAGCAGATATTATGGGTAAAGAAGATATTAAAAATCTATATGCAATTACTGATAATCAAATCTACTCTACTCCATACATAGTAAATAAAACATTGCCTTTAATAAATACAATGTTTAAAGTTGCTGACCCGTTTATCTTAGTTGATATTGGTGGAGCTACGACAGATATTCATTATAGTACTACACTGATAAATGACAATATGGTTAAAGATAGTGAATATGATAGATTGGTATTCAAAAAACTTGGTGTATTTAAATCAAAAGAGTCTTTAATATTTGCAGCAAAAAACAATGAATTTGTTTATGAGTTATTATCTTTTTTAAATGTAACAGAACATATATTTGAAGAGCAAAGTGATAAAGCTTTAAAAACTTTAATGCAACTAGCAATATTTTTAGTTTTATATAAAGTATCAAAAGCACACCCTTTATATATAAATCTTAAATTAGATTTATTAAAATCTGTTGTATTAACAGGTGGAATAACAAAAGTTCTAAAACAAGAAGAAGTTGAAAGTATTATTGGATTTTTCTATAAAAAGATTTTAAGCAGTAGCGTAAAACCAAATATCATATTAGATAGTAATTATGAGATTTGGACTTTAGGTATAACACAAAAATAA
- a CDS encoding AMP-binding protein, translating to MSINCIRTLLEDANVSHNNKVALIHDDSQITYGELFTKVNQVAFYLKELDLPKGSRIGIYSNKSIDQVIAILAILSTDYILVPLTRMLQPEQVKYIIDDCDIKCIITDKVKIEKIEEIDFTGQIISYERTADDLASFEEIYKYYNKPYNYDVNGHDNAVITYSFGLTGKPKGIVISHRNLIDSARVVSKYLKLEEDDIISGLLIFNLDYGLNQIFCSLYKRATLALHRFILPNEFFNHIIKDKVTVLPLMPIHLTLMFDEQEHKLPSSEMLQSVRIITSSGGNVKNKMINDVEKYFTNAKFYSMHGLTEAFRSTYLEPEQIKIRPDSIGKAIPDVELYVINEEGNECKPREVGELIHRGGYIYKGYWNASVETKERFKSIKILKNIVNLEGHLCDEIVVATGDYVYKDEEGYLYFVSRSDDMIKTRGFRVSPYEIESVAYKNIPQIEQCAVFSVENEEIEEEIILVYSSRSEIPENEIIFELKKHLATYMIPSKVFYRKSLPLVPSDRNKINKEVLKEDIVNNI from the coding sequence ATGTCGATAAATTGTATAAGAACACTATTAGAAGATGCTAATGTATCTCACAATAATAAAGTTGCTTTAATTCATGATGATTCACAAATTACATATGGTGAACTATTTACAAAAGTAAATCAAGTAGCATTTTATTTAAAAGAGTTAGACCTTCCAAAAGGTAGTAGAATTGGGATTTACTCGAATAAATCAATTGACCAAGTTATTGCTATTTTAGCTATTTTATCAACTGATTATATTTTAGTTCCACTAACAAGAATGCTTCAACCAGAACAAGTAAAATATATTATTGATGATTGTGATATAAAGTGTATCATCACAGACAAAGTTAAAATAGAAAAAATCGAAGAGATAGATTTTACTGGACAAATAATTTCATATGAAAGAACAGCTGATGATTTAGCTTCATTTGAAGAGATTTATAAATATTATAACAAACCTTACAATTATGATGTAAATGGACATGATAATGCTGTAATTACATACTCTTTTGGACTAACTGGAAAACCAAAAGGAATAGTAATCTCTCATAGAAATTTAATAGATTCTGCAAGAGTTGTATCTAAATATCTAAAATTAGAAGAAGATGATATTATCTCTGGATTACTTATATTCAATCTTGATTATGGATTAAATCAAATCTTTTGTAGTCTATACAAAAGAGCAACATTAGCTCTTCATAGATTTATACTACCAAATGAGTTTTTCAATCATATTATAAAAGATAAAGTTACAGTACTTCCACTTATGCCTATTCATCTAACTTTGATGTTTGATGAGCAAGAACATAAACTTCCAAGTAGTGAAATGTTACAAAGCGTAAGAATTATCACCTCTTCAGGAGGAAATGTAAAAAATAAAATGATAAATGATGTAGAAAAATATTTTACAAATGCAAAATTTTACTCAATGCATGGACTAACAGAAGCATTTAGATCAACATACTTAGAGCCAGAACAAATAAAAATAAGACCTGATTCTATTGGAAAAGCTATTCCAGATGTTGAATTATACGTTATAAATGAAGAAGGAAATGAGTGTAAACCAAGAGAAGTTGGAGAGTTAATTCATAGAGGTGGATATATTTATAAAGGTTATTGGAACGCTTCTGTTGAAACAAAAGAGAGATTTAAATCAATCAAAATACTAAAAAACATAGTTAATCTTGAAGGTCATTTATGTGATGAAATAGTAGTTGCAACTGGAGATTATGTATATAAAGATGAAGAGGGATATTTATATTTTGTATCAAGAAGTGATGATATGATAAAAACAAGAGGTTTTAGAGTAAGCCCATATGAAATAGAATCTGTTGCTTATAAAAATATTCCACAAATAGAACAGTGTGCAGTTTTTTCTGTTGAAAATGAAGAGATTGAAGAAGAGATTATTTTAGTATATTCAAGTAGAAGTGAAATTCCAGAAAATGAAATTATTTTTGAACTTAAAAAGCATCTTGCTACTTATATGATACCAAGTAAAGTTTTTTATAGAAAGTCACTTCCTTTAGTACCAAGTGATAGAAATAAGATAAATAAAGAAGTTTTAAAAGAAGATATTGTAAATAACATATAA
- a CDS encoding c-type cytochrome translates to MKKILIATSLFACAVFAADGAALYKKCATCHGMNGEKKALGKSKIIKDLPKADFISAMKGYKAGTYGGAMKGLMKGQVATLSDADIEALANHIAK, encoded by the coding sequence ATGAAAAAAATTTTAATCGCTACTTCACTTTTTGCATGTGCTGTATTTGCTGCTGATGGAGCTGCATTATATAAAAAATGTGCTACATGTCATGGAATGAATGGAGAGAAAAAAGCTTTAGGTAAAAGTAAAATTATTAAAGACTTACCAAAAGCTGATTTCATTAGTGCAATGAAAGGTTACAAAGCGGGAACTTATGGTGGAGCAATGAAAGGTCTTATGAAAGGTCAAGTTGCAACTTTAAGTGATGCTGATATCGAAGCATTAGCTAACCATATAGCAAAATAA
- a CDS encoding GGDEF domain-containing protein: MYKISIDKNLFEDILLKRVTTLKKDTTKYWKKELIEPTIIDDKIRYSIKQVDKIKLTNGLGEDKPALVIECKNIDYNTKNNQFEFTLGKIFEQRNTDIEEDYKDTLIEQLLREKAQLEDNINKDHLTQVYNRRKMENDLNIYINQNNVNILNTVFIDADRFKGINDNFGHDYGDKVLVYIANKLQEYAKILNGEVYRYGGEEFIILCFCKKEYLLENILKLKEDIKYQKIFHPTRSISVTVSMGVSFFADWKNKDIMIKKADEAVLDAKKKGRDRIEISSL; the protein is encoded by the coding sequence ATGTATAAGATTTCCATAGATAAAAACTTATTTGAAGATATATTACTAAAAAGAGTAACTACTCTTAAAAAAGATACTACAAAATATTGGAAAAAAGAGTTAATAGAACCCACAATAATTGATGATAAAATACGCTATTCAATAAAACAAGTTGATAAAATAAAACTAACAAATGGATTAGGTGAAGATAAACCAGCTTTAGTAATAGAGTGCAAAAATATCGATTATAATACAAAAAACAATCAATTTGAGTTTACTTTAGGCAAAATATTTGAACAAAGAAACACAGATATTGAAGAAGATTATAAAGATACTTTGATTGAACAACTATTAAGAGAAAAAGCACAATTAGAAGATAATATAAATAAAGACCATTTAACTCAAGTTTATAATAGAAGAAAAATGGAAAATGATTTAAATATCTATATAAATCAAAATAACGTAAATATTTTAAATACAGTTTTTATTGATGCAGATAGATTCAAAGGAATAAATGATAACTTTGGACATGATTATGGAGATAAAGTTTTAGTCTATATTGCTAATAAACTACAAGAGTATGCCAAAATTTTAAATGGTGAAGTTTATAGATATGGAGGAGAAGAGTTTATTATTCTTTGTTTTTGTAAAAAAGAGTATTTGCTTGAAAATATATTAAAACTAAAAGAAGATATAAAATATCAAAAGATTTTTCATCCAACGCGTTCAATTAGTGTAACTGTTAGTATGGGAGTCTCTTTTTTTGCAGATTGGAAAAATAAAGACATAATGATAAAAAAAGCTGACGAAGCAGTTTTAGATGCTAAGAAAAAAGGGCGAGATAGAATAGAAATAAGTAGCTTATAA
- a CDS encoding C40 family peptidase, with product MNLKTVFFTLFIAIFFSACVHQNAQIADLKEYSQNPNDYVTDDLTFNNQQKTNKYFDKQYFNVWTNPKISISKRVATWGLVYKKREIYLQNFSKASKQWFDKLIDNSNFDDFKKVSKRAIVVKNSALKVFPTIEMMFYNPYTAGEGFPFDYNQNSQIKINTPILISHFSKDKAWAFIKSASVFGWIKVDNIAFVNNKFIKNFMTNNYYIATKDKFNIYDEFFIEKVQLGTIFPKKNSKYIVAKKDLKHNAYIKYISINENNIDKKPLKFNTHNISKIASQLIGEQYGWGGIFNFRDCSSFTQDFFSVFGKYLERNSSKQIENGKYIKIKDLSNEEKKEFIAKNAKPFKTLIHLPGHIMLYIGNKNNEPLVMHNVWGVKTRVFLQEKGRNIIGKNIISTLEFGKELATYDDTKNVLDKIEGIVILDEKR from the coding sequence TTGAATTTAAAAACAGTTTTTTTTACCTTATTTATTGCTATATTTTTTAGTGCTTGTGTGCATCAAAATGCACAAATAGCTGATTTGAAAGAGTACTCACAAAATCCAAATGATTATGTAACAGATGATTTAACTTTTAATAACCAACAAAAAACAAATAAATATTTTGATAAACAATATTTTAATGTTTGGACAAATCCTAAAATTTCCATATCTAAAAGAGTTGCAACTTGGGGACTTGTATATAAAAAAAGAGAAATATATTTACAAAACTTTTCTAAAGCATCAAAACAGTGGTTTGATAAGCTAATAGATAACTCTAACTTTGATGATTTTAAAAAGGTTTCAAAAAGAGCAATTGTAGTAAAAAATAGTGCTTTAAAAGTATTTCCTACAATTGAGATGATGTTTTATAATCCTTACACAGCTGGAGAAGGTTTTCCTTTTGATTATAATCAAAACTCACAAATAAAAATAAACACGCCAATTTTGATATCTCATTTTTCAAAAGATAAGGCTTGGGCATTTATAAAATCTGCTTCTGTATTTGGCTGGATAAAAGTAGATAATATTGCATTTGTAAATAATAAATTTATTAAAAACTTTATGACAAATAACTACTATATTGCTACAAAAGATAAGTTTAATATATATGATGAGTTCTTTATAGAAAAAGTGCAATTAGGTACAATCTTCCCTAAAAAAAATAGTAAATATATTGTTGCAAAAAAAGATTTAAAACATAATGCATATATAAAATATATTTCTATAAATGAAAATAATATTGATAAAAAACCTCTAAAATTCAATACTCATAACATCTCTAAAATAGCTTCACAATTAATTGGTGAACAATATGGTTGGGGTGGAATTTTTAATTTTAGAGATTGTTCTAGCTTTACACAAGACTTTTTTAGTGTATTTGGAAAATACTTAGAAAGAAACTCTTCAAAACAAATAGAAAATGGAAAATATATAAAAATAAAAGATTTATCAAATGAAGAGAAAAAAGAGTTTATTGCAAAAAATGCAAAACCTTTTAAAACATTAATACATTTACCTGGACATATTATGCTTTATATTGGAAACAAAAACAATGAACCACTAGTTATGCATAATGTATGGGGAGTAAAAACAAGAGTATTTTTACAAGAAAAAGGAAGAAATATAATAGGTAAAAATATTATAAGTACTTTAGAGTTTGGAAAAGAGTTAGCTACATATGATGATACAAAAAATGTATTGGATAAAATAGAAGGTATTGTAATTTTAGATGAAAAAAGATAA
- a CDS encoding efflux RND transporter permease subunit gives MIKSLIEFFLRKPVLNHMLLFFLFILSVFSYLNISKEIFPPASLDAVIINGSYAGASSDLLDKIAVEDIEDELLGLSEAKKITSTIKNGFFTIQVDLKDGENPSLVVDDVKDIITQVKTNLPTDMDEPTVKTLEYTFPLITVSLFSKSDSKTKEQLLDIADDVKSTIMQLKDLSEVTVFSKTDKQLVVIFDEEKIKALNLSKVDVVNAVSKISSIFPVGIIKDTKRHYYLSTFNGEKDINNIKNIILNIGSKKIYLKDIAEVRYQFEDVSTISHYDAKRNIAIGVNKGFEGDSIELVKKIKQIAKDYEKIYPDIEFDTYIDTSIWIKNRLNTVVSNILFGLILLFIALLFFINVRIAIVIAIGIPTSFMIGLIGAEYLGYSLNMISLLGALIALGMLVDEAIVVGENIYRHMEMGKSRFQAALDGAYEMYPAVLTATATTIFAFLPILIMSGETGKFMQILPIMITILLLSSLFEAFLFLPLHSMQILKVSDEKRKSHKIWDFNKRVYSKILHFFLKGRYLTLVLMIVFILGSTFVLFKAIKFQFLPAFDTTQIYVSGSVGVGKKIEQTEQTVFEIEKLLTQKLNMKTEVSSVTSVIGMKLDGKNQPINEEFYFQTFVNLKERAAQNFFDKYINPFLSPKYDNTDMIRENSAQVLEEKIKKIINENIDTTKFDELKVFTPKAGIVKNDIELAISGEDKKVQKVVKQIEDKLSSIKGVSNIADDALLGNFELKFKVNKYGQQLGVDEEMILNQLKPFYSKATYSKMFDKKGIVEIVFQSLHKDILTSLDKFEITLTNGQKVLLKEVASFIKVPAYSQIFKENNKRIVSVTASISKVTSSDVYEQLNPLLESLSKEVLIDIKGEQEENAKVQKEMGEAAIIAIILIFIALVWMFDSMLKPLIIISTIPLSILGVLVGHLIMGINLTMPGLIGVVGLAGVIVNDGIIMMDFIKKAKNLKELEEQALLRLRPILLTSITTVLGLSSLIFFATGQALVLQPMAIALGFGILWATILNLYYVPMVYRLIYLKDK, from the coding sequence ATGATAAAGTCACTGATAGAGTTTTTTTTAAGAAAACCAGTATTAAATCATATGTTACTGTTTTTTTTATTTATTCTATCAGTTTTTTCATATTTAAATATTTCAAAAGAGATTTTTCCTCCAGCATCACTTGATGCAGTAATTATAAATGGCTCATATGCAGGAGCTAGTTCTGATTTATTAGATAAAATTGCAGTAGAAGATATAGAAGATGAGTTATTAGGTTTAAGTGAAGCAAAGAAGATAACTTCAACTATTAAAAATGGATTTTTTACTATTCAAGTTGATTTGAAAGATGGTGAAAATCCAAGCTTAGTAGTAGATGATGTAAAAGATATAATAACTCAAGTAAAAACAAATCTTCCAACAGATATGGATGAACCAACTGTTAAAACTTTAGAATATACTTTCCCTTTAATTACTGTTTCTTTATTTTCAAAAAGTGATTCAAAAACTAAAGAGCAATTATTAGATATTGCAGATGATGTAAAATCAACAATAATGCAACTAAAAGATTTATCAGAAGTTACTGTTTTTAGTAAAACAGACAAACAATTAGTTGTGATTTTTGATGAAGAGAAGATAAAAGCTCTAAATCTAAGTAAAGTTGATGTGGTTAATGCTGTATCAAAAATAAGCTCAATCTTTCCCGTTGGTATTATAAAAGATACTAAAAGACACTACTATTTAAGTACTTTCAATGGCGAAAAAGATATAAACAACATAAAAAATATTATTTTAAATATAGGTTCAAAAAAGATATATTTAAAAGATATAGCTGAGGTTAGATATCAGTTTGAAGATGTAAGTACAATTTCACATTATGATGCAAAAAGAAATATAGCAATTGGAGTAAATAAAGGCTTTGAAGGTGATTCTATTGAGCTTGTAAAAAAGATAAAACAAATAGCAAAAGATTATGAAAAGATTTATCCTGATATAGAGTTTGATACTTATATTGATACTTCTATTTGGATTAAAAATAGATTGAATACAGTTGTATCAAATATTCTTTTTGGACTTATTTTACTATTTATTGCGCTATTATTTTTTATTAATGTACGAATTGCAATAGTTATAGCTATTGGAATCCCAACTTCTTTTATGATAGGTTTAATTGGTGCTGAGTATTTAGGATATAGTTTAAATATGATTTCACTTCTTGGAGCATTGATTGCTTTAGGTATGTTAGTTGATGAAGCAATTGTAGTGGGTGAAAATATATATAGACATATGGAAATGGGAAAAAGTAGATTTCAAGCTGCACTTGATGGTGCTTATGAAATGTATCCTGCTGTATTAACTGCAACTGCTACAACTATTTTTGCTTTTTTACCTATATTGATTATGAGTGGGGAAACTGGTAAATTTATGCAGATTCTTCCTATTATGATTACTATACTTTTGTTATCTTCACTTTTTGAGGCATTTTTATTTTTACCTTTACATTCAATGCAAATTTTAAAAGTAAGTGATGAAAAAAGAAAATCCCATAAAATCTGGGATTTTAATAAAAGAGTCTATTCAAAGATTTTACACTTTTTCTTAAAGGGTAGATATTTGACTTTAGTATTGATGATTGTTTTTATTTTAGGTTCAACTTTTGTACTTTTCAAAGCTATCAAGTTCCAATTTTTACCTGCATTTGATACAACACAAATATATGTGAGTGGCTCTGTTGGTGTTGGAAAAAAGATAGAACAAACAGAACAAACAGTTTTTGAAATAGAAAAGTTATTAACTCAAAAGTTAAATATGAAAACAGAAGTAAGTTCCGTAACTTCTGTAATTGGTATGAAATTAGATGGTAAAAATCAGCCAATAAATGAGGAGTTCTATTTTCAAACATTTGTAAACTTAAAAGAAAGAGCAGCCCAAAACTTTTTTGATAAGTATATAAATCCATTTTTATCACCAAAGTATGATAATACTGATATGATAAGAGAAAATAGTGCACAAGTTTTAGAAGAAAAGATAAAAAAGATTATAAATGAAAATATAGATACTACTAAATTTGATGAACTAAAAGTATTTACACCAAAAGCAGGAATTGTTAAAAATGATATTGAACTTGCAATTTCAGGAGAAGATAAAAAAGTTCAAAAAGTAGTAAAACAAATAGAAGATAAATTATCTTCTATAAAAGGTGTTTCAAATATTGCAGATGATGCACTTTTAGGTAACTTTGAACTGAAATTTAAAGTAAATAAATATGGACAACAACTTGGTGTTGACGAAGAGATGATTTTAAATCAGTTAAAACCTTTTTATTCTAAAGCAACATACTCTAAAATGTTTGATAAAAAAGGTATTGTTGAAATAGTTTTTCAAAGTTTGCATAAAGATATATTAACAAGCTTAGATAAGTTTGAAATCACTTTAACAAATGGCCAAAAAGTATTATTAAAAGAGGTGGCTTCGTTTATAAAAGTTCCTGCTTATTCTCAAATATTTAAAGAGAATAACAAAAGAATAGTAAGTGTAACTGCTTCTATTTCAAAAGTTACATCTTCAGATGTTTATGAGCAGTTAAATCCACTTTTAGAATCTTTATCAAAAGAGGTTTTAATAGATATAAAAGGTGAGCAAGAAGAGAATGCTAAAGTTCAAAAAGAGATGGGTGAGGCTGCAATTATTGCAATTATTCTTATCTTTATAGCACTTGTTTGGATGTTTGATTCTATGCTTAAGCCATTGATTATAATAAGTACAATTCCTTTATCTATTTTAGGTGTTTTAGTAGGGCATTTAATTATGGGAATAAATCTTACTATGCCAGGACTTATAGGTGTTGTCGGACTTGCTGGAGTTATTGTGAATGATGGAATTATTATGATGGATTTTATTAAGAAAGCAAAAAACTTAAAAGAGTTAGAAGAGCAAGCCCTTTTAAGACTTAGACCTATTTTACTTACTTCTATTACAACTGTTTTAGGATTGAGTTCACTGATATTTTTTGCAACAGGTCAAGCTTTAGTTCTGCAACCTATGGCTATTGCTTTAGGATTTGGAATATTATGGGCAACTATTTTAAATCTTTATTATGTGCCTATGGTTTATAGACTTATATATTTAAAAGATAAGTAA
- the rsmH gene encoding 16S rRNA (cytosine(1402)-N(4))-methyltransferase RsmH: MDVPHVPVLYEETLEAFKDINDGYIIDCTTGFAGHSSGLISQNKNIKLICNDQDDEALAFSKERLKEYESRVIFNKGNFEHVLNKFKDYNIKGVLADIGVSSLQLDKLQRGFGFESDTLDMRMDQTQTLDASVVVNNYSQEDLEKIFKEYGEVREYKKVASLIVNNRPFNSSKELAQFLSQKMHKGKIHPATLPFQAIRIEVNDELGVLKRLFESIEEIKPKDCIVAIISFHSLEDRIVKKYFKKWTKSCICPPEAFKCTCGNDHALGKVITKKPITPSKDEIKQNPRSRSSKLRIFKFD; the protein is encoded by the coding sequence ATGGATGTTCCACACGTTCCCGTCTTGTATGAAGAGACACTTGAAGCTTTCAAAGATATAAACGACGGATATATAATAGATTGTACTACTGGTTTTGCTGGACATAGTTCAGGCTTAATCTCTCAAAACAAAAATATAAAATTAATATGTAATGACCAAGATGATGAAGCTTTGGCTTTTTCAAAAGAGAGACTAAAAGAGTATGAAAGTAGGGTTATCTTCAATAAAGGAAACTTCGAACACGTTTTAAATAAATTTAAAGATTATAATATCAAAGGTGTATTAGCTGATATTGGTGTATCATCTCTACAACTTGATAAATTACAAAGAGGCTTTGGGTTTGAAAGTGATACTTTAGATATGAGAATGGATCAAACTCAAACACTTGATGCAAGTGTAGTTGTAAATAATTACTCACAAGAGGATTTGGAAAAAATCTTTAAAGAGTATGGAGAAGTAAGGGAGTACAAAAAAGTTGCTTCTTTAATAGTAAATAATAGACCTTTTAACTCTTCAAAAGAGTTAGCACAATTCTTATCTCAAAAGATGCATAAAGGTAAAATACATCCAGCAACTCTTCCTTTTCAAGCAATTAGAATAGAAGTAAATGATGAGCTTGGAGTATTAAAAAGATTATTTGAATCAATAGAAGAGATAAAACCAAAAGATTGTATTGTTGCAATCATTTCTTTTCATTCATTAGAAGATAGAATAGTAAAAAAATATTTCAAAAAATGGACTAAATCTTGTATTTGTCCTCCAGAAGCATTTAAATGTACTTGTGGAAATGACCATGCTTTAGGTAAAGTTATAACTAAAAAGCCAATTACTCCATCAAAAGATGAGATTAAACAAAACCCAAGAAGTAGAAGTTCAAAATTAAGGATTTTTAAGTTTGATTAA